The DNA region TCAACAAATACCTAAGCGAAGTAGGCTATTGCTCACGCCGTGAGGCCGATAAGCTTATTGAAGCCGGGCGTGTAACTATTAATGGCAGCGTTCCTGAAAAGGGCACTAAAATTGGGCCAAACGATGAAGTTACCGTTGACGGAACTTTGGTTAAAAACACTAAGGAATCGTTTGTGTATTTAGCCTTCAACAAGCCTGTGGGAATTGTGTGCACCACCGACACCTCGGTTGAAAAAGACAATATTATTGATTTTATCAACTACCACAAACGCATTTTTCCTATCGGAAGATTGGACAAACCCAGTGAAGGCTTAATCCTTTTGACGGATGATGGTGACATTGTGAATAAAATTCTAAGGGCCAGCAACAATCACGAAAAGGAATACATTGTAACCGTTGACAAGCCCATTTCGCAAACTTTTATTGAGCGCATGACTGGTGGCATACACCTACCCGACCTCAACAAAACTACAAAAAAATGCAAGGTTGAAAAATTGGGCACTTATAAATTTAGGATTGTGTTGACCCAAGGATTAAACCGCCAAATCCGACGCATGTGCCAATACCTTAACTACGAGGTACAAACCTTGAAACGCGTTCGGATTATGAACATTAAGCTAGACGTTCCCGTTGGCCAATACCGCGAATTGACCAAAGAGGAATTCACCCAACTGAATCAACTTTTAAAAGATTCTTCTAAAACTTTTGTTTCTGCTAAAAAAAGAAAAAAATAGCGTACACAAACACCTCAACAACAACCTTTTACCGAAACAACAAAACCTTTCATCTATACTTTTTCTTGAGGTTATAGATATTAACTTACAACAACACTCTGTTAGTCATACTTTTATAAGGTTAATTGACCAACCTATAAATTATGACAAAAACCTACTTTACCAAAAGAGTAAAATCACTTCTTGCCCTGATGTGCATTTTACAACTTGCTTCCTGCGAAATAGACCATGAGCCTGCGCCGAGTGAAACCAGAACAGTTCCTTACCAATTAGAACACAACACGATTTACAACGATTCGGTTTTAAAACAAGTTCTCGATGAAGAACTATTGCTACTGAAAGGGCAAAATAACCTGAACATTTTGGCCAAGACCAATTCCGGTATGGAGATTTACAAATCGAACCCTAAAAAAGTGTACGTGCACTATTTACCATGGTTTCAGTCTAAACCCCACGATGGCTATTGGGGGCAGCACTGGACCATGACCAACAAAAACCCCGACAGTATCGATGAAAACGGCAACAACGAGATTGCCTCGTATTTTAACCCTTTAGTTGGTCCCTACTCGTCATTCGATTCACATTTGCACGAATATCATTTTTTACTAATGAAACTGTCAGGTATCGATGGTGTTATTTTCGACTGGTACGGTAGCAGGAACATACACGATTACGGCCTTATTAAAAACGCTACTGAAAAATTTATCCCCAGATTAGAGAGTGTAGATTTAGATTTCAGCATTATGTATGAAGATCGAGTGGCCTTTTTAGATAATGGGACCACCTCCAGAAGTCCCATTGAAAAGGCCATTGAAGATTTTAATTATATAAAAAACACCTATTTTAAAAGTGCCAATTATTTAACCTTTAACGGCACGAAACTTATTGCTGTTTTTGGTCCCCATTTTTTAACCCAAATCAATGACTGGAACCAAATTTACAGCGTGTTTCCAGAAAGCCATAAACCGTCATTAATTTCTCTCTGGGGTCTGAAAAACAGTATTTCAAGCCATTTTAACGGTGAGTTTTTATGGGTTGCACCAGACCACTTATTGGCCCAAGACTATTACTATTCAACCTTTGCCAGTTCCAACGACATTACCATTGGTTCGACGTATCCGGGTTTTAAAAGTTATTATGAGG from Tamlana crocina includes:
- the rluF gene encoding 23S rRNA pseudouridine(2604) synthase RluF, translating into MADTSLKRINKYLSEVGYCSRREADKLIEAGRVTINGSVPEKGTKIGPNDEVTVDGTLVKNTKESFVYLAFNKPVGIVCTTDTSVEKDNIIDFINYHKRIFPIGRLDKPSEGLILLTDDGDIVNKILRASNNHEKEYIVTVDKPISQTFIERMTGGIHLPDLNKTTKKCKVEKLGTYKFRIVLTQGLNRQIRRMCQYLNYEVQTLKRVRIMNIKLDVPVGQYRELTKEEFTQLNQLLKDSSKTFVSAKKRKK
- a CDS encoding glycoside hydrolase family 71/99-like protein, translating into MTKTYFTKRVKSLLALMCILQLASCEIDHEPAPSETRTVPYQLEHNTIYNDSVLKQVLDEELLLLKGQNNLNILAKTNSGMEIYKSNPKKVYVHYLPWFQSKPHDGYWGQHWTMTNKNPDSIDENGNNEIASYFNPLVGPYSSFDSHLHEYHFLLMKLSGIDGVIFDWYGSRNIHDYGLIKNATEKFIPRLESVDLDFSIMYEDRVAFLDNGTTSRSPIEKAIEDFNYIKNTYFKSANYLTFNGTKLIAVFGPHFLTQINDWNQIYSVFPESHKPSLISLWGLKNSISSHFNGEFLWVAPDHLLAQDYYYSTFASSNDITIGSTYPGFKSYYEEGGWSDGINTWTLPRHNGLTFVETLNNSSYESADFIQIITWNDFGEGTIIEPTKEFGFDYLTMLQEYTGVPYDEDDLATAARLYQCRKQYQQNKTVQRLLDRSYLYMKTFNFGRVNQIIQAIYKYFPI